In the genome of Mesorhizobium shangrilense, one region contains:
- a CDS encoding RsmB/NOP family class I SAM-dependent RNA methyltransferase has product MVVSQAKPRPAISGNHEDSSGGDVAGLAARKAAARLLAAVIDARTPLDGLTDHENGHPQYKALDLRDRGLVRAILVTALRYRMTITGLLARRLEKPLPPNATALSHILHVAAAQILFLDIPDSAAVDLAVTHAKSDPRTQRFSGLVNGVLRTLARAKDTELPAALAATDEAPKWFSDRLKAAYGAAKAKEILTAHRHEAPVDFSVKADPAAWAERLGGIVLPTGTVRVEKLSASVPDLPGFADGAWWVQDAAASFPARLFGDVSGLRVADLCAAPGGKTAQLIVAGARVTAVDTSKNRLARLSQNLERLGLSAETVQADLTKYEPKELFDAVLLDAPCSSTGTVRRHPDVPWTKTAADVEKLADLQRRMLARAATLVKPGGRIVFSNCSLDPLEGEDLHRAFLAETPGVIDDPIHAGEIAGIDPFLTARGTLRTTPADLDMGSPERSGLDGFFAARMRRV; this is encoded by the coding sequence GTGGTCGTGAGCCAGGCAAAGCCTCGCCCGGCAATTTCAGGCAATCATGAAGACAGTTCAGGCGGTGACGTCGCCGGCCTCGCCGCCCGAAAGGCGGCGGCGCGCTTGCTTGCCGCCGTCATCGACGCCAGGACGCCTCTGGACGGGTTGACCGATCACGAGAACGGCCATCCGCAATACAAAGCACTCGACCTGCGCGACCGTGGCCTGGTGCGCGCCATCCTGGTCACCGCATTGCGCTATCGCATGACCATTACCGGGCTGCTCGCCCGCCGCCTGGAAAAGCCGCTGCCGCCCAACGCCACCGCTTTGTCGCACATACTGCATGTGGCCGCTGCGCAGATCCTGTTCCTCGACATTCCCGACAGTGCCGCCGTCGACCTTGCCGTGACCCATGCCAAGTCCGATCCACGCACGCAGCGTTTTTCGGGCCTGGTCAACGGCGTGTTGCGCACGCTGGCGCGCGCCAAGGACACCGAACTGCCGGCGGCACTCGCCGCTACGGACGAGGCCCCGAAATGGTTCTCCGACCGTTTGAAGGCCGCTTATGGCGCGGCCAAGGCCAAGGAAATCCTTACCGCCCATCGCCACGAGGCGCCGGTTGATTTTTCGGTCAAGGCCGACCCCGCTGCATGGGCCGAACGGCTCGGCGGCATCGTCTTGCCGACCGGCACGGTGCGGGTGGAAAAGCTCAGTGCATCCGTCCCGGATCTGCCCGGCTTTGCGGACGGTGCCTGGTGGGTTCAGGATGCGGCGGCCAGCTTTCCGGCCAGGCTGTTCGGCGATGTCAGTGGGCTTCGCGTTGCCGATCTCTGTGCGGCGCCCGGCGGCAAGACCGCCCAGCTGATTGTTGCCGGCGCCAGGGTCACCGCGGTCGACACGTCCAAGAACCGGCTGGCGCGTCTGTCGCAGAACCTCGAGCGCCTTGGCCTGTCGGCGGAGACCGTGCAAGCCGACCTCACCAAATACGAGCCAAAGGAGCTGTTCGACGCGGTTCTTCTCGACGCGCCATGTTCCTCGACCGGCACGGTGCGGCGACATCCCGACGTGCCCTGGACGAAGACCGCGGCCGATGTCGAAAAGCTCGCCGACCTGCAGCGCAGGATGCTCGCCCGCGCCGCCACGCTGGTCAAGCCGGGCGGCCGGATCGTGTTTTCCAACTGCTCGCTCGACCCGCTGGAAGGCGAAGACCTGCATCGCGCCTTTCTCGCCGAGACCCCTGGCGTCATCGACGATCCGATTCATGCGGGAGAGATCGCCGGCATCGATCCATTCCTGACGGCGCGGGGTACACTGCGCACCACGCCCGCCGACCTGGACATGGGGTCGCCGGAACGCTCCGGCCTGGATGGCTTCTTCGCCGCCCGCATGCGCAGGGTCTAG
- a CDS encoding heparinase II/III family protein, with amino-acid sequence MALVAGNTTRLWTLVAKEFWRKTRRRLRAGPAYRWRYSGRTPERVLIAPPDLRLADPQIALEIYYGRYPLSGHLVETGGKSPFQINVPNHGWQKTLHGFRWLRHMRAAGTELAAANARALVSDWIAMHGGHISGIAWEPGTTAKRVIAWLQHSSVVLQGAEYPFYRAFLKSLAVQIRYLRSMAREMPDGKDRLRARIALAFAALSLPAPASALRGATRNLAEELDHQILPDGGHISRNPMAVLEILADLLPLRQTYANQAETPPAALMGAIDRMLPALRFFRHQDGSLARFNGMGATIHDRIATILRHDDTAGAPLLHAPHSGYERLSMGGVTVIADTGLPPPIDVSNAAHAGCLAFELSSGRQHYIVNAGIDTYGAAEFRPLARATAAHSTATINDTSSARFSHSLRLNDLLGSPLIGGPRHVPCKRIDQKGSQGFVARHDGYAQRFGFLHERELKLSTNGNVLTGRDRFQRPGGAPIRNTGRDFITVRFHIHPDINLFQDEHDRLVLTAEAADSWVFTCTEVAPEVEESIYFAGLGGPRRSRQIVLAFKASDISEVHWQLTRTSIAGHPENN; translated from the coding sequence TTGGCACTTGTTGCCGGCAACACGACGCGTCTATGGACGCTTGTCGCGAAGGAGTTCTGGCGCAAAACGCGCCGGCGCCTTCGTGCCGGGCCTGCCTATCGCTGGCGCTATTCCGGCCGCACGCCGGAACGCGTGCTGATCGCCCCGCCGGACCTGCGTCTGGCCGATCCGCAGATCGCGCTCGAGATCTACTACGGCCGTTACCCGCTGTCGGGGCATCTGGTCGAGACCGGCGGCAAATCGCCATTCCAGATCAACGTCCCCAATCATGGTTGGCAGAAGACGCTGCACGGCTTTCGCTGGCTGCGCCACATGCGCGCCGCCGGCACGGAACTCGCCGCCGCCAACGCCCGCGCCCTGGTATCCGACTGGATCGCCATGCATGGCGGCCACATTTCCGGTATCGCCTGGGAGCCCGGCACGACGGCCAAGCGTGTCATCGCCTGGCTGCAGCATTCCTCGGTGGTGCTGCAAGGGGCCGAGTATCCGTTCTACCGGGCCTTCCTGAAATCGTTGGCCGTCCAGATCCGTTACCTGCGCTCGATGGCGCGCGAAATGCCGGATGGCAAGGACAGGCTGCGCGCCCGCATCGCGCTTGCCTTTGCCGCCTTGTCACTGCCGGCGCCCGCATCGGCATTGCGCGGCGCGACCCGCAACCTCGCCGAGGAACTCGACCACCAGATCCTCCCTGACGGCGGCCACATCTCCCGCAATCCGATGGCCGTCCTGGAAATCCTCGCCGACCTCCTGCCGCTGCGCCAGACCTATGCCAACCAGGCCGAAACGCCGCCGGCGGCGCTGATGGGCGCCATCGACCGCATGCTGCCGGCGCTGCGCTTCTTTCGCCACCAGGACGGCAGCCTCGCCCGCTTCAACGGCATGGGCGCGACCATCCACGATCGCATCGCCACCATCCTGCGCCACGACGACACCGCCGGCGCGCCGCTGCTGCATGCGCCACATTCCGGCTACGAGCGACTATCCATGGGCGGCGTCACGGTGATCGCCGACACCGGCCTGCCTCCACCGATCGACGTTTCCAACGCGGCGCACGCCGGATGCCTCGCCTTCGAACTGTCTTCGGGGCGCCAGCACTATATCGTCAATGCCGGCATCGACACCTATGGCGCCGCCGAATTCCGGCCGCTGGCCCGCGCCACCGCGGCGCATTCCACCGCCACCATCAACGACACATCATCAGCGCGCTTCAGCCATTCCCTGCGTCTCAACGATCTCCTCGGCTCGCCACTGATCGGCGGCCCGCGGCATGTTCCCTGCAAGCGTATCGACCAGAAGGGCAGCCAGGGTTTCGTCGCCCGCCATGACGGCTATGCCCAGCGCTTCGGCTTTCTGCACGAGCGTGAGCTGAAATTGTCGACGAACGGCAATGTGCTGACCGGCAGGGACCGGTTCCAGCGGCCGGGCGGTGCGCCGATCCGCAACACCGGGCGTGACTTCATCACGGTGCGCTTCCACATCCATCCCGATATCAATCTGTTCCAGGACGAGCACGACCGGCTGGTGCTGACGGCCGAAGCGGCCGACAGCTGGGTGTTCACCTGCACCGAAGTGGCGCCCGAAGTGGAGGAATCGATCTATTTCGCCGGCCTTGGCGGCCCGCGCCGCAGCCGCCAGATCGTGCTTGCCTTCAAGGCGTCGGACATTTCCGAGGTCCATTGGCAGCTGACGCGCACCAGCATCGCCGGCCACCCGGAAAACAACTGA
- the purH gene encoding bifunctional phosphoribosylaminoimidazolecarboxamide formyltransferase/IMP cyclohydrolase — MAVAAKNIPAPDLVPVRRALLSVFDKTGLIDFARALAAAGVELVSTGGTAKAIAEAGMAVRDVSELTGFPEIMDGRVKTLHPSVHGALLGVRDDPEHAEAMHKYGIEPIDLMVCNLYPFEEVRRSGADYAAIVENIDIGGPAMIRASAKNHAYVAVVTDPGDYASVLNALEMNFGSLSLDFRKKLAAKAFARTATYDAAISGWFAEALEIEHPTWRAFGGRLESVMRYGENPHQNAGFYVNGDKRPGVATARQLQGKQLSYNNINDTDAAFELVGEFDPARSAAVAIIKHANPCGVAEGVSLKDAYAKALACDPVSAFGGIVAVNRVLDAEAAEEIVKTFTEVIIAPEATDEAAAIVAAKKNLRLLVAGGLPDPRTPGTTVKSVAGGLLVQGRDNAVVDDLELKVVTKRAPTPAEMADLKFAFRIAKHVKSNAIVYVKDGATVGIGAGQMSRVDSSRIAARKALDAAEAAGLAEPLTRGSVVASDAFFPFADGLLSAIEAGATAVIQPGGSMRDDDVIAAADAHGIAMVFTGVRHFRH, encoded by the coding sequence ATGGCCGTCGCCGCCAAGAACATTCCCGCGCCCGACCTCGTTCCAGTCCGCCGCGCCCTGCTCTCCGTTTTCGACAAGACCGGCCTCATCGATTTCGCCAGGGCGCTGGCTGCGGCCGGCGTCGAGCTGGTCTCGACCGGCGGCACGGCCAAGGCGATCGCCGAGGCCGGGATGGCCGTGCGTGACGTTTCCGAACTGACCGGCTTTCCCGAGATCATGGATGGCCGCGTCAAAACGCTGCATCCGTCGGTGCATGGCGCGCTGCTCGGCGTGCGCGACGACCCGGAGCATGCGGAGGCTATGCACAAATACGGCATCGAGCCGATCGATCTTATGGTTTGCAATCTCTACCCCTTCGAGGAAGTGCGCCGCTCCGGCGCCGACTATGCCGCGATCGTCGAGAACATCGACATTGGCGGCCCGGCGATGATCCGCGCCTCGGCCAAGAACCACGCCTATGTCGCTGTCGTCACCGACCCCGGCGACTATGCTTCGGTGCTCAACGCGCTGGAGATGAATTTCGGCTCGCTGTCGCTGGATTTCCGCAAGAAGCTGGCAGCCAAGGCCTTTGCCCGCACCGCCACCTATGACGCGGCGATTTCCGGCTGGTTCGCCGAGGCCCTGGAGATCGAGCATCCGACATGGCGTGCCTTCGGCGGCAGGCTGGAGTCGGTGATGCGCTATGGCGAGAACCCGCACCAGAACGCCGGCTTCTACGTCAACGGCGACAAGCGGCCGGGCGTCGCCACGGCGCGCCAGCTGCAGGGCAAGCAGCTGTCCTACAACAACATCAACGACACCGACGCTGCCTTCGAACTGGTCGGCGAGTTCGACCCCGCCCGCTCGGCAGCCGTCGCCATCATCAAGCATGCCAATCCGTGCGGCGTCGCCGAGGGCGTATCGCTGAAGGACGCCTATGCCAAGGCGCTGGCCTGCGACCCGGTCTCGGCCTTCGGCGGCATCGTCGCGGTCAACCGCGTCCTCGATGCCGAGGCGGCCGAGGAGATCGTGAAGACCTTCACCGAAGTGATCATCGCGCCCGAGGCGACCGACGAGGCAGCGGCGATCGTCGCTGCCAAGAAGAACCTGCGCCTTTTGGTCGCCGGCGGCCTGCCCGACCCACGCACGCCCGGCACGACGGTCAAATCCGTCGCCGGCGGCCTGCTCGTCCAGGGCCGCGACAATGCGGTCGTCGACGACCTCGAGCTGAAGGTGGTGACCAAACGTGCCCCGACGCCGGCTGAGATGGCCGACCTGAAGTTCGCCTTCCGCATCGCCAAGCACGTCAAGTCCAATGCCATCGTCTACGTGAAGGATGGCGCCACGGTCGGCATCGGCGCCGGCCAGATGAGCCGCGTCGATTCCTCGCGCATCGCCGCGCGCAAGGCGCTCGATGCCGCTGAAGCAGCGGGGCTGGCTGAACCGCTGACCAGAGGCTCGGTCGTCGCGTCCGACGCCTTCTTCCCCTTTGCCGACGGTCTCCTGTCGGCGATCGAAGCCGGCGCCACCGCCGTCATCCAGCCAGGCGGCTCGATGCGCGACGACGACGTCATCGCCGCCGCCGACGCGCATGGCATCGCCATGGTGTTCACCGGTGTGAGGCATTTTAGGCATTAA